A stretch of Cryptococcus neoformans var. neoformans JEC21 chromosome 10 sequence DNA encodes these proteins:
- a CDS encoding expressed protein gives MAAKSSSEETTLTRSIVEDRSSARTSGLDRIRQRKAHSRSRKGCLVCRQRHKRCDENFVDGSCDRCRRSGFQCVQRPGEERLKYVNLLAGKASDSETPSAGPSTETASTTAIPYSPPRDVTVSSTDLSEFISSLFQPFDTNQGSDRNNLENGVPPTTIPTWPTTSASTLSQLPLSTGESIGPGPKFLFPGEVLPASLSLNDPQNTVDNQPPPRVSVTGQDWLSGALADDMDLYAACLIGQLRFAATSKEGEKHLPVEEPPSTTSYGSSILDIVEGYRRYQGTWLPKESELADPHSFRNPPYGLGGVREDNSLNVNPSQFSLADALASVCDLQVYNFTVAGCAASYGPLLIGESIVKAVFGPQPIIIDLNGAYTDQAGLVTFAQADIGHCICTKQRRPLFTLMPYDSNKVTNSEMFLGVPSRAHHFLSDICMLSVEDHVDPSKLAELEQSLKASFDDPLIPVIWSRAAMITLYQRLHNVGPLHPTIRAMSWDILLDLPPQPCRKSEIFPLFLAGAAAILETQRAAVRQRWVKAPEKGFEEGLSFLEDLWAHVDKTGHTVSWLDYLEEKGGALAFF, from the exons ATGGCGGCCAAAAGCAGCAGCGAGGAAACGACGCTCACAAGATCCATTGTTGAGGACCGATCATCAGCAAGAACATCAGGACTTGATCGGATAAGGCAGCGAAAAGCTCACAGCAGGAGTCGAAAAGGATGCTTAGTGTGTCGTCAAA GACATAAGCGTTGCGACGAGAACTTCGTCGATGGTTCTTGCGATCGATG CCGGAGGAGCGGCTTCCAATGTGTGCAGCGGCCTGGTGAAGAAAGATTGAAATACGtcaatcttcttgccgGGAAAGCATCAGACTCTGAAACGCCATCGGCAGGACCATCTACAGAGACTGCCTCTACAACAGCCATCCCCTATTCTCCTCCACGAGATGTGACAGTCTCGTCCACCGATTTATCCGAGTTCATCAGCAGCCTCTTTCAGCCTTTTGATACCAATCAAGGGTCAGACCGTAATAATCTTGAAAATGGAGTCCCGCCAACGACGATTCCCACTTGGCCAACAACATCCGCGTCTACATTGAGCCAATTACCCTTGTCTACTGGCGAAAGTATTGGGCCCGGTCCAAAGTTCCTTTTTCCAGGAGAAGTGCTGCCCGCATCTCTATCTTTGAATGATCCTCAAAACACTGTTGATAATCAGCCACCGCCGAGAGTCTCTGTGACCGGCCAGGACTGGCTTTCTGGAGCTTTAGCGGACGATATGGATCTGTACGCCGCCTGCCTGATAGGCCAACTCCGTTTCGCTGCTACTTCTaaagaaggtgaaaagCACCTTCCGGTGGAAGAACCGCCTTCGACAACATCTTATGGGAGTAGTATACTCGATATTGTGGAAGGCT ACCGTAGATACCAAG GTACATGGCTTCCCAAAGAATCCGAGCTTGCCGATCCACATTCTTTCCGGAACCCTCCTTACGGTCTGGGAGGGGTAAGAGAGGACAATTCTCTGAATGTTA ATCCGAGTCAGTTCTCCTTGGCGGATGCTCTGGCTTCAGTGTGTGATCTTC AGGTGTACAACTTCACTGTAGCTGGATGTGCTGCTAGTTATGGCCCTTTATTAATAGGAGAATCCATAGTCAAAGCTGTGTTCGGCCCGCAGCCCATAATCATTGATTTGAACGGGGCTTATACTGACCAAGCGGGTCTTGTTACTTTCGCGCAAGCAGATATTGGCCACTGTATATGTACCAAGCAACGACGCCCTTT GTTCACGCTAATGCCTTATGACTCAAACAAAGTCACCAATAGCGAAATGTTTCTGGGCGTTCCATCACGCGCTCATCACTTTTTGAGCGATATCTGTATGCTCTCGGTCGAGGATCATGTGGACCCGTCCAAATTAGCAGAACTGGAACAATCCCTCAAAGCCTCTTTTGACGACCCGCTCATACCGGTAATCTGGTCACGAGCTGCGATGATCACCCTCTACCAACGACTCCATAACGTTGGCCCTCTCCACCCTACAATTCGCGCCATGTCATGGgacatcctcctcgatcTTCCACCTCAGCCATGCCGAAAATCAGAAATATTCCCTCTATTCTTAGCTGGCGCAGCGGCAATTTTGGAAACGCAGAGAGCAGCCGTGAGGCAGCGGTGGGTTAAAGCTCCTGAAAAAGGATTCGAGGAGGGGTTAAGCTTTTTGGAGGATCTATGGGCACATGTGGATAAAACAGGACATACGGTATCGTGGTTGGATTAcctggaggagaagggaggagcGCTAGCCTTCTTCTGA